GCCACCTGGGCATCGCTGGCCAGCGCCGGGTGGCAGCAGGTAAAGATCAGGCGCAGGCGGTCGTCTTCGAGCAGCTCGCTCTCCTCGGCGACGCCCTCATCTGGCAGCTCGGCCTGTTCGTCCAGCGGCTGAAAGCGGCGCTGCCGACGCAGGTTGTCGATGGCCTTGAAGCGCCCGGCAGAGACCAGCCAGGCGCGCGGGTTGTCCGGAACACCACTCTGCGGCCACTGCTCGACCGCACTGCGAAAGGCCTCATGCAGCGCCTCTTCGGCCAGGTCGAAATCGCCGAGCAGGCGAATCAGGGTGGCGGCGACTCCTCACGGTACAGCCGCGCGATCAGATCGGTGACAGGTGGCGATATCGACATGCGCTTCTCCTCGACGAATACCTACGTTGCCCAATACTGCTCGTGACGTCGAGGGGCGGCACAATCCGCCACTCGATTTGGCACCCATCGTATTGGCAGCCGCACGGCCGCTGGGCATAGTCGCGCCATTCCAATATTAACGAAGGGAGTCTTGCTATGCGTTGGTTGCTGCTCGGCCTGGCGGGTGCTGCGGTATTTCTTTATGGCCGGATCACCGGCGATGCGCAGCTCAGCCTGCTGACCAAGGGCATCCCGGTGATCGCCCTGCTGCTCTGGCTGCGCCAGGCACCGGCTGGCACCTACCGGCGCTGGATTTGCATCGGCCTGGTATTTTCCCTGGCCGGCGACATCCTTCTGGACTGGCCCGGCGACCTCTTCGTGTTCGGCCTCGGCGCCTTCCTGATCGGTCACCTGGCCTATCTGCGCGCCTACGTCTCCGATAGCCGGCTGCCGGCCCTACCCGCCTTGCTGCTGGCGCTGATCGCCGGTGGCGCGATGTTCGCCATACTGGCCAGCAGCGGTCTGGGCGAGCTGCTGATTCCGGTGGCCTGCTATGCCACCGCGATTTGCCTGATGCTCTGGCGCGCCCTGGCCCGCATCGGACACCCGGACCTACAGCCGCGCTCCACCTGGCTCGCCGCAGTTGGTGCGGCGCTCTTCGTGCTGTCCGACAGCCTGATCGGTATCGACCGCTTCGTCACCAGCTTCGACGCCGCACCCTACGCCATCATCCTTACCTACTGGCTTGGCCAGTGGGGCATCGCCGCCTCGGCCTTTCGACGCACCAAGGCCTAGAGCTGTTGCTGCGGACGGACGAACAATCGGGAAAGCCCTGACTATTGCCCGCACTTGGCCAGGCTTTGTACGAAAAGTGCCTGCGCTCGGTGATGCTTCGTTAAAAACTGGTTCAGCAAGCCGCTTACGGCTAACGCGCTTCAGCGCGGCCCGGAGGGCGAGCGCAGCGAGTCATGCTCATTTACAACTCGTAAACTTCGCTTCCTCACCCGTTTTTGCCTCGCCTGACCATCGCTCGACGACTTTTCGTACAAAGCCTAAAATGCCGGCCTTTTCCGCTAGCTATTGCGACCGCCGTGAGCCAAGAACCTGATCGTCTATTCGCCCAGCCTCTGCCCGAGGTGCCCGATTTCGTCTTCAACGAGGACGTGGTACGGGTCTTCCCTGACATGATCAAGCGTTCGGTCCCCGGCTACCCGACTATCGTCGAGAACATCGGCGTGCTCGCTGGCCAGTTCGCTCAGCCGCAGACCACCCTGTACGACCTCGGTGCTTCGCTCGGCGCGGTGACTCAGGCCCTACGCCGCCACGTGCGCGTCGATGGCTGCAAGGTGATCGCCGTGGACAACTCGCCGGCCATGGTCGCCCGCTGCAGCGAGTACCTGCATGCCCAGGACGCCATGTTCCAGGAGCTGCTGCCGGTGGACGTGATCGAAGCCGACATTCTTGCGCTCGAACTGCAGTCAACCTCACTGGTCACGCTCAACTTCACCCTGCAATTCATCCCGCCAGAGCGGCGCCTGGAGCTGCTCACACGTATTCGCCAGGCCCTGCTGCCCGGTGGCGCGCTGATCCTCTCGGAGAAACTGCGCTTCGAAGACACCGCCGAGCATGAGCTGCTCACAGAGCTGCATGTAGCCTTCAAACGTGCCAACGGCTACAGCGAGCTGGAAATCGCGCAGAAACGCAGCGCCATCGAGAAGGTGATGCTACCCGACAGCCTCCAGCAGCACCGCGAACGCCTGCTGGCTGCCGGTTTCAGCAAGGTGGTGCCCTGGTTCCAGTGCCTTAACTTCGCCTCGCTGGTGGCCCTGCCATGATGAGAGACCTAGATCTCGACGCGCTGCAGGCGCAACTGGCCGGTACCCCGCTGCTGGACTGGGCTTGTGAGCTGCCCGGGCAACTCGATGCCAAGCTGGCCATCGGTCACGGTGACCTGCCGCGCTGGTACGGTGCCGTGCAGGCACTGCCGGATCTGCAGGTAAGCGAGGTGGAGCTGGTGCAACGCTTCGCCTTTGGCGGTGCCAGCGACGAAGCAACCCGCGCACAATTGAAGACCGCCCTGCAGGGCTTGATTCCCTGGCGCAAGGGGCCATTCGAATTGTTCGGTGTGCATATCGACACCGAATGGCGCTCGGACTGGAAATGGCAGCGTGTCGCTCCGCACCTCGACCTGCGCGGAAAACGCATCCTCGATGTCGGTTGCGGCAACGGCTACTACATGTGGCGCATGCTCGGTGCAGGCGCAAACAGCGTGGTCGGCATCGACCCCAACTGGCTGTTCCTCTGCCAGTTCCTGGCGATGAAGCGCTACCTGCCGGATCAACCGGTGTGGCACCTGCCACTGGCCTTCGAGGAGCTGCCAGCCAAGCTTCAGGGCTTCGACACCGTGTTCTCCATGGGTGTGCTGTACCACCGTCGCTCGCCCATCGATCACCTGCTCGATCTAAAGGATGCCTTGGTCAAGGGCGGCGAACTGGTGCTGGAAACCTTGGTAGTCGAGGGCGACAGCGAGCAGGTGCTGGTACCGGAAGACCGCTACGCACAGATGCGCAACGTCTGGTTCCTGCCCTCGGTGCCGGCGCTGGAGCGCTGGCTGCGCCGTGCCGGTTTCGAGGACGTACGCTGCGTCGACGTCAGCACCACCTCGGTGGAAGAACAACGTGCCACCGAGTGGATGCGCTTCCAGTCGCTACCTGAATTCCTCGACCCTGCCGACCACAGCCGTACCGTCGAAGGCCTGCCGGCACCGACCCGCGCCGTGCTGGTCGCGCGCAAGCCCTAGGCACAGCGAGTCTCGTAGGGCGGGTGCAACCCGCCAGACTGCAATTGGCGGGTTGCACCCGCCCTACGGTCGCAGCCAACGCGCACGCCGCTGAGCGATCAAAAGCAGCGGTTCACCGGCGCCCTGCTCTACCACACCACGGGCACCGCCCAGGCGGATCCTTCCCTCGATGTTCTGCGCCAGCAGACGACGCATGCGCCGACGCCAGAACCAGGCGCCAACCCAATCGACGATGGCGTTCTGCAGATCCTGCGGCCACATGGCCGGCATGTAGAACTCGGGCATGGCCGGGCGCGTGCGCTTCGGTACGCCGAACGATATCGGCGACCGTGTGCTGCCCGGCGTACTCATGCTGTTCGCCCGCAGCCATCCGGGTGTGGAGGTCGAGGTTAACGTGGGGCGCAGCGTGGATCTGGTGGCCAAGCTGGATGCCGGCGAGCTGGACCTGACCCTGATCAACGCCGGCAACGACGGCCTGGATGATGCGCGCGGCGAAGTGATCTATTCGGAGGAACTGGTCTGGGCCGGGCGTGACGGTGGCCTAGCCATGCAGCGCTCGCCATTGCCGCTGGCACTGGCCAAGCCCGGCTGCGCCTGGCGCCGCACCGCGCTCGATGCGCTGGATCGACAAGGGCTGGCGTACCGTATCGCCTATTCCTGTGAGCAGTGCGCCGGCCAGGAAGCGGCAATGACCGCCGACCTGGCCATCGCGCCTTTCCCCCGCAGCCTGGTCAAGCCGCCGCTACGCCGACTCGGCGCAGAACAAGGCTTGCCCACCCTTGGCGAGTACCACATCAAACTGATTCTCGGCCATCAACGCAATGATGCCGTCGAGGCGCTCGCCAGGCAGATGGTTCAGGCTTTCAGCCAGGATTGAACGAAGTGGGAGGCGCTTCAGCGGCTATAGACCATCGAAAGTCGCGGCTGAAGCCCCTCCCACAAAGTACGCTAGCCGCGGTAAGCAGCGGCGACGATCAGCGCCTTCATCTCGGCGACGGCCTGCTTGAAACCGACGAACAACGCATGGGCAACGATGGCGTGGCCGATATTCAGTTCGTTGATGCCGGGAATCGCGGCGACAGCCTCGGCATTGTGGTAGTGCAAACCGTGACCGGCGTTGACGATCAGCCCGTGGTTCAGGCCGCAGATAACGCCATCGCGAATGCGTGAAAGCTCATGCGCAGCTTCTTCCGCGGTGTGCGCATCAGCATAGCGACCGGTATGCAGTTCGATGGCCGGCGCGCCGACGCGCATGGCCGCTTCGATCTGCCGCTCTTCGGCGTCGATGAACAACGACACCTCGCAACCGGCCAGCGTCAGACGCTCCACCGCCGCGGCGATACGCGCCTCCTGCCCGGCCACGTCCAGACCGCCTTCGGTGGTCAGTTCCTGGCGGGTTTCCGGTACCAGGCAGACATGCGCCGGACGGATCTGCTCGGCGAAACCAAGCATGAAATCGGTGATGCCCATCTCGAAGTTCATTCGCGTCTGCAGCACGTCGGCCAGCACACGTACGTCGCGATCCTGAATGTGCCGGCGGTCTTCACGCAGGTGCACGGTAATGCCATCGGCGCCGGCTTCTTCGGCGTCCAGCGCGGCCTTGACCGGGTCCGGGTAGCGCGTGCCACGAGCCTGGCGCAGGGTGGCGACGTGGTCGATGTTCACGCCGAGCAGAATACGATTGGCCTCAGTCACGCTTGGACTCCTTGAGCGTCATGAAAAGTTCGCGGCTGACCAGGGGCCTGCCGCCGAGGTGAGGTGCCAGCGCCTGACGCATCAGACGCTTGGCGGCAGCCAGCGCGCCTGGGGTCTGCCAGTCGGCTTCGGCCATGGCCAACAGTTCGCGGCCCTGGAATACACCGGGTTGCAGTTGTACCACCGGCACCAGGCCTATGTCCTGCTGCCAACGGTAAAGTGCAGTCGGATCGATGGGTTGGTCGTGCTGGTCACGATCCAGGGCGAAACCATAGCCCAGCTCGTCCAGCAGACGCCATTCGAACGCACGCAACAGCGGCTCCAGCGCCCGGCCGGCAGCCAGTGCCTGCAAGGTGAGGCCATAGTGTTCGAGCATCACGGGGTGCGGGTCTTCGGCCGGCAGCAGGCGGATCAGCAGTTCGTTGAGATAGAGCCCTGAGAACAGCGCCTCGCCGGTCAGCAACAGAGGAATGCCGGCGCTTTCCAGGCGGCCGACGGTCTTCAGCTCGCCCCGCCCGCGCAGCTCCAGCTCCAACGGCGCAAAAGGCCGGGCGATGCTGCCGACCTTGCCGCGTGCGGCGCGTAGCACGGCACGCACGCGGCCCTGGGCGGTAAAGAAATCCACCAAGGCGCTGCTTTCCTTGTACGGACGGCTATGCAGAACGTAGGCGGCAGAAGTCATGTGGTTAACCGCCAGAATGCGCCATGAGCAACAACGAGGATGCGTATGGCGCCTCGATCAATCCAGGTAACCCAGCGAACGCAGGGCGCGTTCGTCGTCGGACCAGCCACCTTTGACCTTGACCCAGAGGTTGAGCATCACCTTGGAGTCGAACATGGTTTCCATGTCCTTGCGCGCTTCCTGGCCGATGCGTTTGATGCGCTCACCCTTGTCGCCGATGATGATCTTCTTCTGTCCGTCGCGCTCCACCAGGATCAGACCATGGATATGCAGGATACGGCCTTCCTGTTTGAATTCCTCGATCTCTACGGTGATCTGGTACGGCAGCTCGGCACCGAGCTGGCGCATGATCTTCTCGCGGATCAGCTCGGCCGCCAGGAAGCGGCTGGAACGGTCGGTGATCTGGTCTTCCGGGTAGAAATGCTCGGACTCCGGCAGGCGCTCGCCTACCAGCTTCTCCAGGGTGTCGAGGTTCTGCCCCTGCAGCGCGGAGATCGGTACGATCTCGGCTTGCGGCAATTGCTCGGCCAGCCAGCCCAGGTGCGGCAGCAGCTCGCTCTTGTCTTCCAGGCGGTCGGATTTGTTCACCGCCAGCAGGATCGGACATTTGACGTGCTGCACCTTCTCCAGCACCAGTTGATCTTCGTCGGTCCAGCGCATGCGGTCGACCACGAACACCACGACATCAACGTCTTTCAGCGCGGTGGAGGCGCTACGGTTCATGTAGCGGTTGAGTGCCTTATCGTTCTGCTTGTGCAGGCCGGGCGTGTCGACGTAGACGGCCTGAATCTCGCCCTCGGTCTTGATCCCGAGCATGTTGTGGCGGGTGGTCTGCGGTTTACGCGAAGTGATCGCCAACTTCTGCCCGAGGATGTGGTTGAGCAGCGTCGACTTGCCCACGTTGGGCCGGCCGACGATGGCGACGTAGCCGCAACGGGTCACAGGTGCATCAGTCATTGCCATTCTCCACCCCGAGGGCGATCAGCGCCGCAGCCGCAGCGACCTGCTCGGCGATACGCCGGCTGCCGCCCTGGCCCAGGGTCTTTTCATTGAGCAGGGAAACCTGGCACTCGACCATGAAGGTACGGCAGTGCGGCTCGCCCTGTACGTCCACCACCTCGTAACGAGGCAGCTCGCAGGCACGCGATTGCAGGAACTCCTGCAGGCGCGTTTTCGGGTCCTTGTTGGTGTCGACCAGGGTCAGGCCATCCAGCTCGCCGGTCAGCCAGTCCAGCACGCGCTCGCGTGCTGCATCCATACCGGTGTCCAGATAGATGGCGCCGATCAGCGCCTCCAGAGCATCGGCCAGGATCGACTCGCGACGAAAGCCGCCACTTTTCAGCTCACCAGAGCCCAGGCGCAGGTATTCGCCCAGCTCGAAACCGCGCGCCAACACGGCTAGCGTCTCGCCCTTGACCAGGCGTGCGCGCAGGCGCGACAGCTGGCCTTCGCGGGCTTGCGGGAAGCGCTCGAACAGCGCTTCACCGGCGACGAAATTGAGAATGGCATCACCGAGAAATTCCAGCCGCTCATTGTTGCGGCCGGCGAAACTGCGATGGGTCAGGGCCAGGACCATCAGGTCCTGATCCTTGAAGCTATAGCCGAGCTTGCGCTCGAGGCGGGACAGATTGGGAGTCACGGCATCCGTACACGAAATTCTTTGTCGAAATTCACCACCAGATCGAGGTTCTCGATCAGCGGCTCGCGTTTTTCATACTTGAGGTGGACCAGAAACTCATTGTTCTCCACCTTGACCTGCAGAGCGTCGCGCATGTTCAGGTCACGAATGTTGTTGACCTGCATGCCTTTGCTCACATGGTTGTAAAACTCACCGACGGTGCGTACATCCGACGCCTTGTCGGTTTCCACCGAAGTGATGATCTTCTCCAGCGACATGTAGTCGAGATAGTGGGGCATCACCTTGAAGGCAGTGCTGGCGAAGAATGCCACCACGGCCAGAACCACCAGCCAACCCAGAATGGAAAGCCCCTGCTGCGAGCGCGCGAAAGTCATGTGTATCCCCAATAGACGGTCTTGTTGGAAAGCCTGACGGCTAGACTATTTATAGCCTGTGGCGCTGCATTGAACAGCGCGCCAGTGCTCAATGAATCAGGCCGACCCGAGAGAAGTTGGGCAGATTGCTGGTCTTGGGTTCCGGCCAGCTCATCCAGATGGCGAAGGCCTTGCCGACGATATGGTCGTCTGGGACCATGCCCCACAGCTCCTGAGGAATATGACGATCGCGCCAGTAACGGCTGTCGTTGGAGTTGTCACGGTTGTCGCCCATCATGAAGTAGTGCCCTTCCGGCACCACCCATTGGCCGCCGGGCTCGCGGCGCATGCGGGTCATTTCCTTGCGGATGGTGTGTTCGACCTGGCCCAGACGCTCCTGATAGAGCATCGCACCACCCAGGCTGCCCGGCTCCTCACCGATCAGCTTCTCGGCCACCGGCTCGCCATTGATCAGCAGACGCTTGCCCTGGGTGTACTCGATGCGATCACCCGGCAGCCCCACCACGCGCTTGATGTAGTTGATGGTCGGGTCGCTGGGATAGCGGAACACCATCACATCGCCGCGCTGCGGGTTATCCACCTCGATGATCTTCTCGTCGATCACCGGCAGACGAATACCGTAGGCGAACTTGTTGACCAGGATGAAATCGCCTACTTCCAGGGTCGGCTTCATCGACCCGGAAGGAATCTGGAAAGGTTCCACCAGAAACGAGCGCAGCACCAGCACGATGGCCAGCACCGGGAAGAAGGATTTGCCGTACTCGACCAGCAAGGGCTCCTTGCTCAGACGTTCCAGCACCCTGTCGTCAGGATCGTCGACCCGTCCCTGGTACGCCGCAATCGCCGCACGGCGGCGCGGAGCCAGAAGAATCAGATCGATCAGGGCCAGGAAGCCGCAGACGGCGACCGCGATAACCAACAGGAGCGGGAAATTGATCGACATAGAGCCTTAGCTATCCAACCTGAGCACGGCGAGGAAGGCTTCCTGTGGGATTTCCACGTTACCGACCTGCTTCATGCGTTTCTTACCGGCCTTCTGCTTCTCGAGCAGCTTCTTCTTACGGCTCACGTCGCCACCGTAACATTTGGCCAGTACGTTCTTTCTGAGCGCCTTGACAGTGGTCCGCGCGATGATCTGACCGCCGATGGCTGCCTGGATCGCCACATCGAACATCTGCCGAGGAATCAGTTCCTTCATCTTCTCGGTCAAGGCACGGCCCTTGTAGGCCGCGTTGTCGCGGTGAACGATCAAGGCCAGAGCATCGACCTTGTCGCCGTTGATCAGTACGTCCAGCTTGACCAGATTGGCAGACTGGTAGCGGTCGAAATGATAGTCCAGCGACGCATAACCACGGCTGGTCGACTTCAGACGGTCGAAGAAGTCCAGCACCACTTCGTTCATCGGCAGGTCGTAGCGAACCTGAACCTGCGACCCGAGAAATTGCATGTCGCGCTGCACGCCACGCTTCTCGATGCACAGGGTGATGACGTTACCCAGGTGTTCCTGCGGCACCAGGATGGTCGCGGTGACTATTGGCTCGCGGAAGTCGGCCACTGCCGAAACGTCCGGCAACTTGGACGGGTTGTCCACGGTGATGGTTTCACCCGTCTTGAGCTCGATCTCGTAGATTACACTCGGCGCGGTGGTGATCAGGTCCAGGTCGTACTCGCGCTCCAGGCGCTCCTGGATGATCTCCATGTGCAGCATGCCGAGGAAGCCGCAACGGAAACCGAAGCCCAGGGCATCGGAGCTTTCCGGCGCGTACTGCAGCGATGAATCGTTGAGAGTCAGCTTCTGCAGGGCATCGCGGAAGTCCTCGAAATCGTCTGAGCTGACCGGGAACAGGCCGGCGTACACCTGCGGCTGGATCTTCTTGAAGCCCGGCAGTACTTCGACCTCTGGGGTAGAGGACAGGGTCAGGGTGTCACCCACCGGCGCACCATGAATGTCCTTGATGCTGGCGATGATGAAGCCCACTTCACCGGCTTTGAGATCAGCAGTAGCGGTGTGTTTCGGGGTGAATACACCAACGCTGTCGACCAGGTGCACCTTGCCGGTGGACTTGACCAGAATCTTGTCGCCCTTCTTCACGCGGCCCTGGCGCACGCGCACCAGCGAGACCACGCCCAGATAATTGTCGAACCAGGAATCGATGATCAACGCCTGCAGCGGCGCATCGATCTCGCCGGTCGGCGCCGGAATGGTCTGCACCAGGCGTTCGAGCACCTCGTCCACGCCCATGCCGCTCTTGGCGCTGCAGGCCACGGCGTCGGTGGCGTCGATGCCGATGATCTTCTCGATCTCGTCCTTGACGCGGTCCGGGTCGGCCTGCGGCAGGTCCATCTTGTTCAGCACGGGCATTACTTCCAGCCCCTGCTCGATGGCGGTGTAGCAGTTGGCAACCGACTGCGCCTCGACGCCCTGCCCGGCATCGACCACCAGCAATGCACCTTCGCATGCCGCCAGCGAGCGCGAGACTTCGTAAGTGAAGTCGACGTGGCCGGGCGTATCGATGAAGTTCAGTTGGTAGGTCTTGCCGTCATTGGCCTTGTAGTGAAGGGTGACGCTGTGGGCCTTGATGGTGATGCCGCGCTCACGCTCCAGGTCCATGGAGTCCAGAACCTGAGCCTCCATTTCACGCGCGGTGAGACCGCCGCACATCTGGATGAAACGGTCAGCCAAGGTGGACTTGCCGTGGTCAATGTGGGCAATGATGGAAAAATTGCGGATATGACTCAGGTCACTCACAGATCAACACTCAAAGAAGGCACAGGCAAGACGCTTGCCGAAAATAGCCGCGGATTGTACCCGATCCCTCGCGACCGCGTCACGCCTGCACAGCGCTGGTGCAGATACGAAAAAGGCGCCCGAAAGCGCCTTTTTCAACGTACCCGACTTATTCAGCCAGCTTGAACGTAATGAAGCTGGCACGCCCCTGACGTAGCACTCGCATGGACACCGAACGATTCTTCGGCAGTTCCTGCGCCACCTGGGTGAAGGTGCTGGTTGAATCGATGGCCTGATTATTCAGGTGAGTGATCACATCGCCCGGACGCAGGCCAATCATGGCTGCAGGGCCGTTGAGCACTTCCTTCACGACAACCCCGCCTTTGAGGTCGAGGCCTTTCTTCTGCTCGGCAGTCAGCTCGACCACCGTCACGCCCAAACGATTGTTGCTGCGCTCGGCACCCTGCGCCGAACCCGCCGAGGCAAGCTCCTGACCTTCTTCAGGCAGCGTACCGACCGTGACGCTGAGTTTCTTGCGCGAGCCATCACGCACCACATCCAGTTCGGCCTTCTCGCCTGGCTTCAGCCCACCAACCAGGTGCGGTAGATCGGCCGACATGATGATCGGTTTGCCATTGAGGCTGAGAATCACGTCGCCCACCAGCAGGCCGCCCTTGTCCGCCGGGCCGTCTTCCAGCACCTGCGCAACCAGCGCGCCAGCCGGTTTCTCCAAGCCGAAGGATTCAGCCAGATCCTTGTTCACTTCCTGAATCACCACACCGAGCCAGCCACGAGTGACCTTGCCGTCGGCCTTGAGCTGGTCGGCGACCTGCATGGCCACTTCCATCGGAATGGCGAAGGAGAGCCCCATGAAGCCGCCGGAACGGGTGAAGATCTGCGAGTTGATACCCACTACTTCACCTTGCAGGTTGAACAGCGGGCCGCCGGAGTTACCCGGGTTGATCGCCACATCGGTCTGGATGAACGGCACGTAGCTGTCGCTCGGCAGGTTACGCCCCTTGGCACTGACGATACCGGCGGTCACCGAGTGATCGAAGCCGAACGGCGAACCGATGGCCAGCACCCACTCGCCGACCTTCAGCTCGTCGGACTTACCCAGGCGCACCACAGGCAAATCCTTGCCCTCGACCTTGAGCAGCGCGACATCGCTGCGCGGATCGGCGCCAATCAACTTGGCTTCCAGCTCGCTGCGATCGGAGAGACGCACGATGATCTCGTCAGCATCGGCGACCACATGATTGTTAGTCATGATGTAGCCATCCGGCGAAATGATGAAACCAGAGCCCAGCGATTGCGCCTCGCGCTGGCGGCCGCCCGGATTACGCGGAGCCTGCGGGATGCTGCGCTCGAAGAACTCGCGGAACATCGGCGGCAGACCTTCCAGATCAGGCATCCCTGGCTGCCCGGCAACGGCGCGCTCGGGCATCTTCTGGCGGGTACTGATATTGACGACCGCAGGCGAAGCTTCCTCTACCAGATTGGTGAAGTCTGGCAGGCTGGCCTGAGCGAACAGACTTTGCCCCCAGAGCAAGGCAACCGCCAGCAGCGGCGCAATGGACTTGAGTTTTCTCATCGAACTACGACTCCCCATGTAAAACTCGGACACTCTCAACCCGCCGCTGGAACAGACACCAGCAGCGCACCTAGGACAACGGGCTGTAATAAGGGGTTCTCGGCAACGCGAGCAGCGCGCCAGCGAACCAATAGCCAACTGGCAAGCAGACCACTCAGGCCGGCGAAGATCACCAGAGGCTCGGACAGACCCAGACCGTCCGCCAGCAGCGCAGCGGCGAACAGACCCAGAAGAGGAAGCAGATAAACCAGAAGAGAACTGCGCACCAGCAGATCTTCGCGCACACCGATGATCACGGTGTCGCCGACGGCCAGAGGCGTTTGACTGAGGGCGCGCACGTAACCGCGCTGCCGACCTACGCCGAGACGATCCATCAACCCCTGACCGCACGCCGCATTGGCCGAACAACTCGAGCAGGTGCTCTTGCGTAGCGTCTCGACCCAGACAGCGCCGGGCTCAAGCGCCACTACACGCCCCTGCTCTTCGATCATTGGCTAGCCTGTTCAGGCACTCCGGCACGCATGGACAGGGCGATACGCTCGGCAGTACCCAAAGGAATCTCACCGACCACGGTAACCATCACGTCACCTGCATCGGTGCTCATGCGCCGCGAAACGGCAACGGTCGGCCCCAGCTGGCTGCGCGCATCATCAACAACGCTGCCTTTCAAGGGCTCAAGGAAAACCGAGAATCGTGCCAGACCATCGCCGTACATCATGTAGGCGACAGAGTTATCAGAAGAAGGATCACGACGTAGCTGCGCGGCAGTCAAGGTAAAGCCTGGAGGCAGCCAATCCGAACGCCAGCTGCCTTCGGCCATGCTGTCGGCAGCACGCAAACGTACCGGACGACATCCCGAACTCGGTTGCATGGCGCTCGCCACGGGGGCGGAGGTATCCAGCTGAGCGAACTGGAATCGCTCCAGAAGCTGACCGCGCTCGTTCAAGAGCAGAGATTTCAACGGCAGGCCGGTTTCTCGATCCAGGTGTAACTCGAAGCCGTAACGGTGCTGATCCTTGGGCGCCAACACCAGAACGTCGGCAGGACGATTGGCGATGCGCGACTGACCGGCGACACGAATGTCGTACCAGTTGCTCAGTTGCTCGGCATCCAGCTGACGGGCAGGCCAGGCTTGCCCCTCACTGACCTGATCGACCAACGCGCCACTGACGCACTGAGCCTGACCATCGACCTTGAATACTTCCTGGGCAGGACCATCGAGCTGCAGAAGGCGCTCGCGAACTTCGCCCCCTTCTTCCACCTGATGCCACACGGCATGGGTGGAAAAACTCCCATTGCGCTCATAGATGAACGTACCCTGGAAGCTTTGCTGGCGCTCTGCCGCAGCGAGGCGCCCGAGCAAGTCCTGCACCTCGGAGGCCTGAACCGGCAGAGCCAGCAGACCACCGAGAAGGTAGAGGGGAATCGCGCGCATGTGACTCCTTAGCGCTTAGCGGTTTTCCAGACTTGCAGCCCGAGCATAAGGCAGAGCGGTTTCACCGCTACCCATCACGGCTTCCTGCGCATGTTGACGCAGGTAGTTCGGCAGACGCTGCTCATGCCAGCTGGCAGTGCCAGCTTCAGCTGCTTCGCCGACTTCCTCGCTGCTGTTGTAACCAGCGAGCAATGCAGGACCTTGCACCTGAGGTACCGAAAGCACCGGAGAGGCTTCCTGCTGAGCCAGTTGAGCACCGCTCAGGTCATCCTGGTTATAGAAGCGCACACCCG
The genomic region above belongs to Pseudomonas sediminis and contains:
- a CDS encoding lysoplasmalogenase — translated: MRWLLLGLAGAAVFLYGRITGDAQLSLLTKGIPVIALLLWLRQAPAGTYRRWICIGLVFSLAGDILLDWPGDLFVFGLGAFLIGHLAYLRAYVSDSRLPALPALLLALIAGGAMFAILASSGLGELLIPVACYATAICLMLWRALARIGHPDLQPRSTWLAAVGAALFVLSDSLIGIDRFVTSFDAAPYAIILTYWLGQWGIAASAFRRTKA
- a CDS encoding DUF4845 domain-containing protein — encoded protein: MTFARSQQGLSILGWLVVLAVVAFFASTAFKVMPHYLDYMSLEKIITSVETDKASDVRTVGEFYNHVSKGMQVNNIRDLNMRDALQVKVENNEFLVHLKYEKREPLIENLDLVVNFDKEFRVRMP
- the cmoB gene encoding tRNA 5-methoxyuridine(34)/uridine 5-oxyacetic acid(34) synthase CmoB; translation: MMRDLDLDALQAQLAGTPLLDWACELPGQLDAKLAIGHGDLPRWYGAVQALPDLQVSEVELVQRFAFGGASDEATRAQLKTALQGLIPWRKGPFELFGVHIDTEWRSDWKWQRVAPHLDLRGKRILDVGCGNGYYMWRMLGAGANSVVGIDPNWLFLCQFLAMKRYLPDQPVWHLPLAFEELPAKLQGFDTVFSMGVLYHRRSPIDHLLDLKDALVKGGELVLETLVVEGDSEQVLVPEDRYAQMRNVWFLPSVPALERWLRRAGFEDVRCVDVSTTSVEEQRATEWMRFQSLPEFLDPADHSRTVEGLPAPTRAVLVARKP
- the recO gene encoding DNA repair protein RecO; the encoded protein is MTSAAYVLHSRPYKESSALVDFFTAQGRVRAVLRAARGKVGSIARPFAPLELELRGRGELKTVGRLESAGIPLLLTGEALFSGLYLNELLIRLLPAEDPHPVMLEHYGLTLQALAAGRALEPLLRAFEWRLLDELGYGFALDRDQHDQPIDPTALYRWQQDIGLVPVVQLQPGVFQGRELLAMAEADWQTPGALAAAKRLMRQALAPHLGGRPLVSRELFMTLKESKRD
- the rnc gene encoding ribonuclease III, which encodes MVLALTHRSFAGRNNERLEFLGDAILNFVAGEALFERFPQAREGQLSRLRARLVKGETLAVLARGFELGEYLRLGSGELKSGGFRRESILADALEALIGAIYLDTGMDAARERVLDWLTGELDGLTLVDTNKDPKTRLQEFLQSRACELPRYEVVDVQGEPHCRTFMVECQVSLLNEKTLGQGGSRRIAEQVAAAAALIALGVENGND
- the era gene encoding GTPase Era, with product MTDAPVTRCGYVAIVGRPNVGKSTLLNHILGQKLAITSRKPQTTRHNMLGIKTEGEIQAVYVDTPGLHKQNDKALNRYMNRSASTALKDVDVVVFVVDRMRWTDEDQLVLEKVQHVKCPILLAVNKSDRLEDKSELLPHLGWLAEQLPQAEIVPISALQGQNLDTLEKLVGERLPESEHFYPEDQITDRSSRFLAAELIREKIMRQLGAELPYQITVEIEEFKQEGRILHIHGLILVERDGQKKIIIGDKGERIKRIGQEARKDMETMFDSKVMLNLWVKVKGGWSDDERALRSLGYLD
- the cmoA gene encoding carboxy-S-adenosyl-L-methionine synthase CmoA, with translation MSQEPDRLFAQPLPEVPDFVFNEDVVRVFPDMIKRSVPGYPTIVENIGVLAGQFAQPQTTLYDLGASLGAVTQALRRHVRVDGCKVIAVDNSPAMVARCSEYLHAQDAMFQELLPVDVIEADILALELQSTSLVTLNFTLQFIPPERRLELLTRIRQALLPGGALILSEKLRFEDTAEHELLTELHVAFKRANGYSELEIAQKRSAIEKVMLPDSLQQHRERLLAAGFSKVVPWFQCLNFASLVALP
- the pdxJ gene encoding pyridoxine 5'-phosphate synthase translates to MTEANRILLGVNIDHVATLRQARGTRYPDPVKAALDAEEAGADGITVHLREDRRHIQDRDVRVLADVLQTRMNFEMGITDFMLGFAEQIRPAHVCLVPETRQELTTEGGLDVAGQEARIAAAVERLTLAGCEVSLFIDAEERQIEAAMRVGAPAIELHTGRYADAHTAEEAAHELSRIRDGVICGLNHGLIVNAGHGLHYHNAEAVAAIPGINELNIGHAIVAHALFVGFKQAVAEMKALIVAAAYRG